One genomic region from Pseudomonas hormoni encodes:
- a CDS encoding histidine phosphatase family protein gives MGSIYLIRHGQASFGADDYDVLSPTGIRQAEVLGQHLAGLGIRFDRCLSGDLRRQQHTASSALEQFAAAGLPVPIVETDSAFNEFDADAVIRALLPAMLDDEPEALEILRNAAQNRAEFQRIFALIIERWLAGTYDTPGLESWLGFVERVQAGLHRILESADNSQKIAVFTSGGTITALLHLITQMPARQAFELNWQIVNTSLNHLKFRGREVALASFNSHAHLQLLKAPELITFR, from the coding sequence GTGGGCAGTATCTATTTGATTCGACATGGCCAGGCCTCCTTTGGTGCAGACGACTATGACGTCCTGTCGCCGACCGGTATTCGCCAGGCAGAAGTCCTCGGCCAGCACCTCGCCGGGCTGGGTATCCGCTTTGATCGCTGCCTCTCGGGCGACCTGCGCCGCCAGCAACACACCGCCAGCAGCGCACTTGAACAGTTCGCTGCCGCAGGTTTGCCGGTGCCGATCGTGGAAACCGATTCCGCCTTCAACGAATTCGATGCCGATGCGGTAATCCGCGCGCTGTTGCCGGCCATGCTCGACGACGAACCCGAAGCGCTGGAGATCCTGCGCAACGCCGCGCAGAACCGTGCCGAATTCCAGCGTATTTTTGCCCTGATCATCGAGCGCTGGCTCGCCGGCACGTATGACACCCCGGGCCTTGAAAGCTGGCTGGGTTTTGTCGAGCGGGTGCAGGCCGGTCTGCACCGGATCCTCGAAAGCGCCGACAACTCACAGAAAATCGCCGTGTTCACCTCCGGTGGCACCATCACCGCCCTGCTCCACCTCATTACGCAAATGCCTGCCAGACAGGCGTTTGAACTTAACTGGCAAATCGTCAACACCTCGCTCAACCACCTGAAGTTTCGTGGTCGCGAGGTGGCACTGGCTTCTTTCAACAGTCATGCGCATCTGCAACTGTTGAAAGCCCCGGAACTCATCACGTTTCGCTGA
- the sohB gene encoding protease SohB, with the protein MEFLSEYASFLAKTVTLVIAILVVLASFASLRSKGRRKSAGQLQVSKLNDFYKGLRERLEQTLLDKDQLKALRKVEAKTEKKQKKKLEAKPRVFVLDFDGDIKASATESLRHEITALLTLATPKDEVVLRLESGGGMVHSYGLASSQLARIREAGVPLTVCIDKVAASGGYMMACIGDKIISAPFAILGSIGVVAQLPNVNRLLRKHDIDFEVLTAGEYKRTLTVFGENTEKGREKFQEDLDVTHQLFKNFVSRYRPQLAIDEVATGEIWLGVAALDKQLVDELKTSDEYLAERAKKSELYHLHYAERKSLQERIGMAASGSVDRVLLTWWSRLTQQRFW; encoded by the coding sequence GTGGAGTTTCTGTCCGAATACGCCAGTTTCCTGGCTAAAACCGTGACACTGGTGATCGCCATTCTGGTGGTCCTGGCCAGTTTCGCGTCGTTGCGCAGTAAAGGTCGGCGCAAATCGGCCGGCCAGTTGCAAGTCAGCAAACTCAATGATTTCTACAAAGGGCTGCGCGAACGCCTGGAGCAGACCTTGCTCGACAAGGACCAGCTCAAGGCCTTGCGCAAGGTAGAGGCTAAAACCGAGAAAAAACAAAAGAAGAAACTCGAAGCCAAGCCCCGGGTATTCGTGCTGGATTTCGATGGCGACATCAAGGCATCGGCCACCGAAAGCCTGCGCCACGAAATTACCGCGCTGCTGACCTTGGCGACGCCAAAGGATGAAGTGGTGCTGCGTCTGGAAAGCGGCGGCGGCATGGTCCACAGCTACGGCCTGGCGTCCTCGCAACTGGCGCGCATTCGTGAGGCCGGCGTGCCGTTGACCGTGTGCATCGACAAGGTCGCGGCCAGCGGCGGCTACATGATGGCGTGCATCGGCGACAAGATCATCAGCGCCCCGTTCGCGATACTCGGCTCGATCGGCGTGGTGGCGCAGTTGCCGAACGTCAATCGCCTGCTGAGGAAGCACGACATTGACTTTGAAGTCCTCACTGCCGGCGAATACAAGCGCACCCTGACCGTGTTTGGCGAAAACACCGAAAAGGGCCGTGAGAAGTTTCAGGAAGACCTGGACGTCACCCATCAGCTGTTCAAGAACTTTGTCTCGCGCTATCGCCCGCAACTGGCGATCGACGAGGTGGCCACTGGCGAAATCTGGCTCGGTGTTGCCGCGCTGGACAAGCAACTGGTCGATGAACTCAAGACCAGTGATGAATACCTCGCCGAACGAGCGAAGAAATCCGAGCTCTATCACTTGCACTACGCCGAACGCAAAAGCCTGCAGGAGCGCATTGGCATGGCAGCCAGCGGTTCGGTCGATCGCGTCTTGCTGACCTGGTGGAGCCGGTTGACCCAGCAACGCTTCTGGTGA
- a CDS encoding amidohydrolase, translating into MPDTPADLILYNGRLHTVDRKKPQASAVAIKDGRFVVVGSDAQAMALQGPGTQIIDLHGRTVIPGLNDSHLHLIRGGLNYNLELRWEGVPSLVDALRMLKEQADRTPTPQWVRVVGGWNEFQFADKRLPTIEELNKAAPDTPVFVLHLYDRALLNRAALKVVGYTRDTPNPPGGEIQRDANGDPTGMLIARPNAMILYSTLAKGPKLPLEYQVNSTRQFMRELNRLGVTSAIDAGGGYQNYPDDYQVIQQLAKDQQLTVRIAYNLFTQKPKEELTDFKNWTSTSHYGQGDDFLRHNGAGEMLVFSAADFEDFLEPRPDLPQTMEQELEPVVRHLVEQRWPFRLHATYNESISRMLDVFEKVNRDIPFDGLPWFFDHAETITPQNIERVKALGGGIAIQDRMAFQGEYFVDRYGAKAAEHTPPIARMLAEGVPVGAGTDATRVSSYNPWTSMYWLVSGRTVGGLALHPQGLSRDTALELFTHGSAWFSSEQGKKGQIKVGQLADLIALSADYFHIEDEAVKWIESVLTIVDGKIVYGTAEFEKLGPPPVPVVPEWSPVVNVPGHWRPLAPMTTQVHQCVGACAVHAHSHERARLSSAPVSDFQGFWGAFGCSCFAF; encoded by the coding sequence ATGCCAGATACCCCGGCCGACCTCATTCTGTACAACGGACGCCTGCACACCGTCGATCGCAAGAAACCCCAGGCCAGTGCCGTCGCCATCAAGGACGGACGCTTCGTGGTGGTCGGTAGCGACGCTCAGGCCATGGCGCTGCAAGGCCCGGGCACGCAAATCATCGACCTCCACGGTCGCACGGTGATTCCCGGTCTCAACGACTCGCACCTGCACTTGATCCGTGGTGGTTTGAACTACAACCTCGAATTGCGCTGGGAAGGCGTGCCGTCACTGGTCGATGCCTTGCGCATGCTCAAGGAGCAGGCCGACCGTACACCCACGCCGCAATGGGTGCGGGTGGTGGGTGGCTGGAACGAGTTCCAGTTCGCCGATAAACGCCTGCCAACGATTGAGGAACTGAACAAAGCTGCGCCAGACACACCGGTGTTCGTGCTGCACCTCTACGACCGCGCCTTGCTAAACCGCGCTGCATTGAAAGTGGTCGGCTACACCCGCGATACACCGAACCCGCCGGGCGGTGAAATCCAGCGCGACGCCAATGGCGACCCGACTGGCATGCTGATCGCCCGCCCCAACGCGATGATTCTCTACTCGACCCTGGCCAAGGGGCCGAAACTGCCGCTGGAGTATCAGGTCAATTCGACCCGGCAATTCATGCGCGAACTCAATCGCCTCGGCGTCACCAGCGCCATCGATGCCGGCGGCGGTTACCAGAATTACCCGGACGACTATCAGGTCATTCAGCAACTGGCCAAGGACCAACAGCTCACGGTGCGCATCGCCTACAACCTGTTCACCCAGAAACCGAAGGAAGAACTGACCGACTTCAAGAACTGGACCAGTACCTCCCATTACGGCCAGGGCGACGACTTCCTGCGGCACAACGGTGCCGGGGAAATGCTGGTGTTCTCGGCGGCGGATTTCGAAGACTTTCTCGAACCTCGTCCGGACCTGCCGCAAACCATGGAGCAGGAACTGGAGCCGGTGGTTCGCCACCTCGTCGAGCAACGCTGGCCATTCCGCCTGCACGCCACCTACAACGAATCCATCAGCCGCATGCTTGATGTGTTCGAGAAGGTCAATCGCGACATTCCGTTCGACGGCTTGCCCTGGTTTTTCGATCACGCCGAAACCATCACCCCACAGAACATCGAGCGGGTCAAAGCCTTGGGCGGCGGGATCGCAATCCAGGATCGCATGGCGTTCCAGGGCGAGTATTTTGTCGACCGCTATGGCGCCAAGGCCGCCGAGCACACGCCACCGATCGCGCGGATGCTCGCCGAAGGCGTTCCCGTCGGCGCTGGCACCGATGCCACGCGAGTGTCGAGCTACAACCCCTGGACGTCGATGTACTGGCTGGTCAGCGGGCGTACCGTCGGTGGTCTGGCGTTGCACCCGCAAGGCTTGAGCCGCGACACCGCACTGGAGTTGTTCACCCACGGCAGTGCCTGGTTTTCTTCCGAGCAAGGCAAGAAAGGCCAGATCAAGGTCGGGCAACTGGCGGATTTGATTGCGCTATCGGCGGACTATTTCCATATCGAGGATGAGGCGGTGAAATGGATCGAGTCGGTGCTGACGATTGTCGACGGCAAGATCGTCTACGGCACCGCCGAGTTCGAGAAACTCGGTCCGCCCCCCGTGCCGGTGGTGCCGGAATGGTCACCGGTGGTTAATGTGCCGGGCCATTGGAGACCGCTGGCGCCGATGACGACGCAGGTTCATCAATGCGTCGGGGCTTGCGCGGTGCATGCTCACAGTCATGAACGGGCGCGGTTGTCTTCGGCCCCGGTCAGTGACTTTCAGGGCTTCTGGGGAGCGTTTGGCTGTTCGTGTTTTGCGTTTTGA
- a CDS encoding DUF934 domain-containing protein, producing the protein MQRIIKNNEVVDETWHLLPKDFNIDEISNCDDLIVPLQLWREHGRMLKARDGGLGVWLDADEEAEEIGEDVTDFQVIALNFPAFTDGRNYSNARLLRDRYGFKGELRAIGDVLRDQLFYMHRCGFDAFAIRADKDPYEALEGLRDFSVTYQAATDEPLPLFRRR; encoded by the coding sequence ATGCAGCGAATCATTAAAAACAACGAAGTCGTCGACGAAACCTGGCACCTGTTGCCCAAGGACTTCAACATCGACGAGATCAGCAACTGCGACGACCTGATCGTCCCGTTGCAGCTGTGGCGCGAACACGGCCGCATGCTCAAGGCCCGCGATGGCGGCCTGGGTGTGTGGCTGGATGCCGATGAAGAAGCCGAAGAAATCGGTGAAGACGTCACGGACTTCCAGGTCATCGCCCTGAACTTCCCGGCCTTCACCGACGGCCGCAACTACTCCAACGCCCGCCTGCTGCGTGACCGTTACGGTTTCAAAGGTGAACTTCGGGCGATTGGTGATGTGTTGCGTGACCAGCTGTTTTATATGCATCGCTGCGGTTTCGACGCATTTGCCATTCGCGCCGACAAAGACCCGTACGAAGCCCTTGAAGGTCTCAGGGACTTCTCGGTGACCTATCAGGCCGCCACCGACGAACCGCTACCGCTGTTCCGTCGTCGTTGA
- a CDS encoding dermonecrotic toxin domain-containing protein, with the protein MKEHDEEAGPHPASNWRMRDELKDLVDIALPQTPGQFGERQIKEKWGHDIDPRTAMLVTLDYDYKGHPAQDGIHQGQVNNSQSLLQTLLLDYQTVADGRFGENVFGLLTPPDIGPNIRIVEKVDEFADRGSGNHRAYEGIYRQTVPQIYGPTTQIALRPADFKKWVWTLELQDLYCAYLDRAWPSDAVLTAPAPYALRTAVKSAFVLSAWLQRHEQRLSQDGLKLALQAAGLSVDQTWETLTINQLQAAVPVTSRVKASRLKLYRYTATDIWTFRSPSSARVLVYIPGNSSPLHEFADVGKLRQWIVAQGRVNETRQALAGHFADADCKDETFHAGVLTALDGMADWPKEHWLTKEAGFFNNDGYWDPAEYIGFDDTPTTADVFAQLVLTMKQTALASVATIRDDAQVNRDNLSAVVEPIVQWVNRFGPLALFVPGGEGLLALAGLIDAGYGLNQAVNGETASERSEGVTRAVFGLLNALPLVRDAALAEGDAAEIGAVKSTDHGAGEPSMAPTAIELPVQATHPVPNRVALLRGIDPSMASFSDETLAQIGKVSAIDDDMLRLMQTGRPPTPLLADTISRFRIDQDLALTGHPELFNTHYEALQHSGHEWVRLFQDEYPGLPKSAIEQMLDRYGVDIQAPPDASEAMQVFKRLDSKARQYQQHVRLNRAYEGLYLRSVLNPESDTLALHSLKNLSGWPRNLRIEVLDQSTFGQVLDRSGPLDATDVRRLIKSQDHYLHKGLETDFFGALLGVLSDDERSALHLPLLDQASDLRLKIGEHALPRSELMLGLGRMDARLPFEAWGLKGGGSPGIPPFSALTHDMMRLQVKDIYPDFSNAEADEFLQQAGARAQAHIDGLKQQFQQLNSDLDSWIDQAADDVEDMDLPFLLAGDDEAQGMSHAQIAAHNVALLQESLQDERALRTELADELIAIWQKRAPGQGSHYSGSYSAGFTMHMNFEDFHRLPALNVRLNEVTGLSMQGFHVVERESLDGFLESFPNLRILNLDSVDLRLPDEDEELQSVLPPAITKMRHLISLNLRAAEMELKEATASQFSGLVHLQALDLSDNPLTIPPVVLGMSELRWLNLRNTQIGSCPIGIMDQPYLNTLDLRNNRIARVPHAVVNQAIGRDRVLLQGNPLTDEDTLLRLVAHRQQTGINLWLSEPGPDYGDVIGWLREGDDEQRQARRLIWQRLAARRQGPRFLRTMDGLSLTADFRVDYLSLQARVWRLLGEADASEELWARLAEDVEVTEADADNPFAVFMVLENRARLFRDWVSLGRPFPVNAR; encoded by the coding sequence ATGAAAGAACACGATGAAGAAGCCGGCCCTCATCCGGCCTCGAACTGGCGAATGCGCGACGAACTGAAAGACCTCGTGGACATCGCACTGCCCCAAACCCCTGGTCAGTTCGGCGAGCGCCAGATCAAGGAAAAATGGGGGCACGACATCGACCCACGGACCGCCATGCTGGTAACGCTCGATTACGATTACAAGGGGCATCCTGCACAGGACGGCATCCACCAGGGTCAAGTCAATAACTCACAATCATTGCTACAAACGCTACTCCTTGACTACCAGACTGTCGCCGATGGCCGATTCGGTGAAAATGTATTCGGCCTGCTGACCCCGCCTGACATCGGACCGAACATTCGCATCGTGGAAAAGGTCGATGAATTCGCCGATCGGGGCAGCGGCAACCACCGGGCTTATGAAGGCATTTATCGGCAGACCGTTCCGCAAATCTACGGGCCGACAACGCAGATTGCCTTGCGACCGGCCGACTTCAAGAAGTGGGTCTGGACCCTTGAATTGCAGGATTTGTACTGCGCCTATCTTGATCGCGCCTGGCCGTCCGACGCAGTGCTTACGGCTCCTGCGCCTTATGCCTTGAGGACGGCGGTCAAGTCGGCTTTTGTCTTGAGTGCCTGGCTGCAGCGTCATGAGCAACGGCTGAGTCAGGATGGTTTGAAGCTTGCGTTGCAGGCTGCTGGGTTATCAGTTGATCAGACGTGGGAAACGCTGACGATCAACCAACTCCAAGCTGCAGTCCCGGTGACTTCCAGGGTGAAGGCAAGCCGCTTGAAACTCTATCGGTATACCGCAACCGATATCTGGACCTTTCGCAGCCCGTCCAGCGCCAGGGTGCTGGTGTACATTCCCGGTAACTCGTCACCGCTGCATGAATTCGCCGATGTCGGGAAATTGCGCCAATGGATTGTGGCGCAAGGGCGCGTGAACGAAACCAGGCAGGCGCTGGCAGGACACTTTGCCGATGCGGATTGCAAAGATGAAACCTTTCACGCAGGTGTACTGACTGCACTGGACGGCATGGCGGACTGGCCTAAAGAACACTGGCTGACGAAAGAGGCCGGCTTCTTCAACAACGATGGCTACTGGGATCCCGCCGAGTACATCGGCTTCGATGACACGCCGACAACAGCCGATGTTTTTGCACAATTGGTTCTGACGATGAAGCAGACGGCATTGGCCAGTGTCGCAACCATCCGTGATGATGCGCAGGTCAATCGCGACAATCTGAGTGCCGTTGTCGAGCCGATCGTGCAGTGGGTCAACCGCTTCGGCCCTCTGGCGTTGTTCGTCCCCGGCGGCGAAGGTTTGCTGGCACTGGCCGGGCTAATCGACGCGGGCTACGGGCTGAATCAAGCGGTGAATGGTGAAACCGCGAGTGAACGCTCCGAGGGCGTGACGCGTGCGGTGTTTGGCTTGCTCAACGCGCTGCCGCTGGTGAGGGATGCGGCCCTGGCGGAGGGCGACGCGGCGGAAATCGGAGCGGTGAAGAGCACCGATCATGGGGCTGGCGAACCTTCGATGGCACCCACTGCAATCGAGCTGCCCGTGCAGGCGACTCACCCTGTCCCGAACCGGGTAGCACTCCTGCGCGGAATCGATCCTTCGATGGCGTCTTTCAGTGATGAAACGCTCGCGCAGATCGGCAAGGTCAGTGCGATCGATGACGACATGCTGCGCCTGATGCAGACGGGGCGCCCGCCGACGCCGTTGCTGGCGGATACGATCAGCCGTTTCAGGATCGACCAGGATCTGGCGCTGACCGGCCACCCCGAACTGTTCAACACCCACTACGAAGCACTCCAGCACTCCGGGCACGAATGGGTGCGGTTGTTTCAAGACGAATACCCGGGACTGCCGAAAAGCGCCATCGAACAGATGCTCGATCGCTATGGCGTAGATATTCAGGCACCACCCGATGCCTCCGAGGCCATGCAGGTGTTCAAACGCCTGGACAGCAAGGCTCGCCAGTATCAGCAGCATGTGCGGCTCAATCGCGCGTACGAGGGTTTGTACCTTCGCTCGGTGCTCAATCCGGAGTCGGACACGCTGGCCTTGCACTCGCTGAAAAACCTTTCCGGTTGGCCGCGGAATCTGCGGATCGAAGTCCTGGATCAGTCAACCTTCGGTCAGGTGCTGGACCGTAGCGGCCCACTCGATGCAACGGATGTTCGACGCCTGATCAAGTCGCAAGACCACTACCTCCACAAGGGACTGGAAACCGATTTTTTCGGCGCGCTTCTCGGAGTGTTATCGGACGATGAGCGTTCGGCGCTACACCTGCCGTTGCTCGATCAGGCCAGTGACTTACGGTTGAAGATCGGAGAACACGCGTTGCCCCGGTCCGAACTCATGCTCGGGTTGGGGCGGATGGACGCCAGGCTGCCTTTTGAGGCCTGGGGACTCAAGGGTGGAGGCTCCCCGGGCATTCCGCCGTTTTCAGCGTTGACACACGACATGATGCGGCTGCAGGTCAAGGACATTTACCCCGACTTCAGCAACGCTGAAGCCGATGAGTTTTTGCAACAGGCGGGTGCACGGGCCCAGGCGCACATTGATGGGTTGAAACAGCAATTTCAGCAATTGAACAGCGATCTGGACAGTTGGATCGATCAGGCAGCCGACGACGTCGAAGACATGGACCTTCCATTTCTGCTGGCCGGTGATGACGAGGCCCAGGGGATGAGCCACGCGCAGATCGCCGCCCATAACGTGGCGTTGCTGCAAGAATCGCTACAGGACGAGCGGGCACTGAGGACCGAACTGGCGGACGAATTGATTGCCATCTGGCAAAAGCGTGCGCCGGGACAAGGTAGCCACTATTCAGGCAGCTACTCGGCCGGGTTCACAATGCATATGAATTTTGAGGATTTCCATCGCTTGCCAGCCCTGAATGTCCGCCTCAACGAGGTGACCGGATTGTCGATGCAAGGTTTTCACGTGGTCGAGCGAGAAAGCCTTGATGGTTTCCTGGAATCCTTTCCGAATCTGCGCATCCTGAATCTGGACAGTGTCGATCTTCGTCTTCCCGACGAGGACGAAGAGCTGCAAAGCGTCTTGCCGCCCGCCATCACCAAAATGCGCCATTTGATTTCGTTGAATCTCAGGGCGGCCGAAATGGAACTGAAAGAAGCCACAGCTTCGCAGTTTTCCGGGTTGGTCCATTTGCAGGCGCTGGACCTGAGTGACAACCCGCTAACGATACCGCCTGTGGTTCTCGGAATGAGTGAACTGCGCTGGCTGAACCTGCGTAATACACAAATTGGCTCGTGCCCGATCGGAATCATGGATCAACCGTATCTGAACACGCTGGACTTGCGAAATAACCGGATAGCCCGAGTGCCTCACGCCGTAGTCAACCAGGCCATCGGGCGGGACCGCGTTCTGCTGCAGGGCAACCCGCTGACCGACGAGGACACGTTGTTGCGTCTTGTGGCGCATCGGCAGCAAACGGGGATCAACCTGTGGTTGAGCGAGCCCGGCCCGGACTACGGCGACGTCATCGGGTGGCTGCGGGAAGGCGATGACGAACAACGCCAGGCCAGACGCTTGATCTGGCAGCGGCTGGCAGCCAGGCGGCAAGGGCCGCGCTTTTTAAGAACCATGGACGGTTTGAGTTTGACCGCGGATTTCCGCGTGGATTATCTGTCGCTGCAGGCGAGGGTCTGGCGACTGCTGGGCGAAGCCGATGCTTCAGAGGAGTTGTGGGCGCGCCTGGCCGAGGATGTCGAAGTGACCGAGGCTGATGCGGACAACCCGTTTGCGGTGTTCATGGTGCTGGAGAATCGAGCGAGGCTGTTTCGGGACTGGGTGTCCCTGGGGCGACCGTTTCCAGTCAATGCAAGGTAG
- a CDS encoding SCP2 sterol-binding domain-containing protein — MTSVADAVQAMKAKFNPAAAAGLDLVFGFRIDDTKNFSLIVKDSTCELKEGENPDAQVTLVMDGETLEGIVDGSTDGMQAFMGGKLRAEGDMMLAMKLSELFPS; from the coding sequence ATGACCTCCGTAGCTGATGCCGTACAAGCAATGAAAGCCAAGTTCAACCCAGCCGCTGCTGCCGGTCTGGACCTGGTCTTCGGTTTCCGCATCGACGACACCAAGAACTTCTCGCTGATCGTCAAGGACAGCACCTGCGAGCTGAAAGAAGGCGAAAACCCTGACGCCCAGGTCACTCTGGTGATGGACGGCGAAACCCTGGAAGGCATCGTTGACGGTTCGACCGACGGCATGCAAGCGTTCATGGGCGGCAAACTGCGCGCTGAAGGCGACATGATGCTGGCGATGAAACTGTCCGAGCTGTTCCCGAGCTAA
- a CDS encoding nitrite/sulfite reductase — protein sequence MYVYDEYDQRIIEDRVKQFRDQTRRYLAGELSEEEFRPLRLQNGLYIQRFAPMLRVAVPYGQLTSRQTRMMAKIARDYDKGYAHISTRQNVQFNWPALEDIPDILAELATVQMHAIQTSGNCLRNVTTDQFAGVAADELIDPRPWCEIVRQWTTFHPEFAYLPRKFKIAINGSTSDRAAIEVHDIGLEPVHNAAGELGFRVLVGGGLGRTPVVGAFINEFLPWQDLLSYLDAILRVYNRYGRRDNKYKARIKILVKALTPEVFAQKVDAEMEHLRGGQTTLTEAEVHRVAKHFVDPDYKALDNQAAELIELDKQHPGFARWRTRNTLAHKKPGYVAVTLSLKPTGVAPGDITDKQLDAVADLADRYSFGQLRTSHEQNIILADVEQSQLFAMWGELREQGFATPNIGLLTDIICCPGGDFCSLANAKSIPIAESIQRRFDDLDYLFDIGELDLNISGCMNACGHHHVGHIGILGVDKKGEEFYQVSLGGSASRDASLGKILGPSFAQEAMPDVIEKLIDVYIEQRTEDERFIDTYQRIGIDLFKERVYAANH from the coding sequence ATGTACGTATACGACGAGTACGATCAGCGGATCATCGAGGACCGCGTCAAGCAGTTCCGTGATCAGACCCGACGCTATCTGGCAGGCGAGCTGAGCGAAGAAGAATTCCGCCCTCTGCGCTTGCAAAACGGGCTTTATATCCAGCGCTTCGCGCCGATGCTGCGGGTGGCTGTGCCTTACGGCCAGCTGACTTCGCGCCAGACGCGAATGATGGCCAAGATTGCCCGCGACTACGACAAGGGCTATGCCCACATCAGTACCCGCCAGAACGTGCAGTTCAACTGGCCGGCGCTGGAAGACATCCCGGACATCCTGGCTGAGCTGGCGACCGTGCAGATGCACGCGATCCAGACCAGCGGCAACTGCCTGCGCAACGTCACCACCGACCAGTTCGCCGGTGTCGCCGCCGATGAATTGATCGACCCGCGCCCATGGTGCGAGATCGTTCGCCAGTGGACTACGTTCCACCCGGAATTCGCTTACCTGCCGCGTAAATTCAAGATCGCCATCAACGGTTCGACTTCCGACCGTGCGGCCATCGAAGTCCATGACATCGGCCTTGAGCCGGTGCACAACGCCGCGGGCGAACTGGGCTTCCGTGTGCTGGTCGGCGGTGGCCTGGGCCGTACTCCGGTGGTCGGCGCGTTCATCAATGAATTCCTGCCGTGGCAAGACCTGTTGAGCTACCTCGACGCTATCCTGCGTGTTTACAACCGCTATGGCCGTCGTGACAACAAGTACAAGGCGCGGATCAAGATTCTGGTCAAGGCCCTGACACCTGAAGTGTTCGCGCAAAAAGTCGACGCGGAAATGGAACACCTTCGCGGGGGCCAGACCACGCTGACCGAGGCCGAAGTGCATCGCGTCGCCAAGCACTTCGTCGACCCGGACTACAAGGCGCTGGACAACCAGGCCGCCGAACTCATCGAACTCGACAAGCAACACCCGGGCTTCGCTCGCTGGCGTACCCGCAATACCCTGGCGCACAAGAAGCCGGGTTATGTCGCCGTGACCCTGTCCCTGAAGCCGACCGGCGTTGCGCCGGGCGACATCACCGACAAGCAGCTCGACGCCGTGGCCGACCTGGCCGATCGTTACAGCTTCGGTCAACTGCGCACGTCCCACGAGCAGAACATCATTCTGGCCGACGTTGAACAGAGCCAGTTGTTCGCCATGTGGGGCGAACTGCGCGAGCAAGGTTTCGCCACGCCGAACATCGGTCTGCTGACCGACATCATCTGCTGCCCTGGCGGTGATTTCTGCTCGCTGGCCAACGCCAAGTCGATCCCGATCGCCGAATCGATCCAGCGCCGTTTCGACGACCTGGACTACCTGTTCGACATCGGTGAACTGGACCTGAACATCTCCGGTTGCATGAACGCCTGTGGTCACCACCACGTTGGCCACATCGGCATTCTCGGAGTGGACAAGAAAGGCGAAGAGTTCTACCAGGTGTCCCTCGGCGGCAGCGCCAGTCGCGATGCGAGCCTGGGCAAGATCCTCGGCCCGTCCTTTGCCCAGGAAGCCATGCCTGATGTGATCGAAAAGCTGATCGACGTGTACATCGAACAACGTACCGAAGACGAGCGCTTCATCGACACCTACCAGCGTATTGGCATCGACCTCTTCAAGGAACGCGTCTATGCAGCGAATCATTAA